DNA from Lagenorhynchus albirostris chromosome 15, mLagAlb1.1, whole genome shotgun sequence:
CCGGGTAGCCCAGCCAGGACAGAGCCCCGTGCTCCTTGCTGGTGGGACCGCtgacctctcccctctctcccagggCCAGTGCTCCCAGATGTGCCGCAACATCTTCATCGTGGAGTCTGTGTGTGTGGGCTGGTTCTCCCTCGAGTTCCTCCTGCGTCTCATCCAGGCGCCCAGCAAGTTTGCCTTCCTGCGGAGCCCGCTGACGCTGATTGACATGGTGGCCATCCTGCCCTACTACATCACCCTGCTGGTGGACGGCGCCGCTGCGGACCGCCGCAAGCCCGGCACAGGCAACAGCTACCTGGACAAGGTGGGGCTGGTGCTGCGCGTCCTGCGGGCGCTGCGTATCCTGTACGTCATGCGCCTGGCCCGCCACTCGCTGGGGCTGCAGACGCTGGGGCTCACGGCCCGCCGCTGCACCCGCGAGTTCGGCCTCCTGCTGCTCTTCCTCTGCGTGGCCATCGCCCTCTTTGCCCCCCTCCTCTACGTCATCGAGAATGAGATGGCCGACAGCCCCGAGTTCACCAGCATCCCCGCCTGCTACTGGTGGGCCGTCATCACCATGACAACTGTGGGCTACGGCGACATGGTACCCAGGAGCACGCCTGGCCAGGTGGTGGCGCTCAGCAGCATCCTCAGCGGCATCCTCCTCATGGCCTTCCCCGTGACCTCCATCTTCCACACCTTCTCCCGCTCCTACCTGGAGCTCAAGCAGGAGCAAGAAAGGGTGATGTTCCGGAGGACCCAGTTCCTCATCAAAACCAAGTCGCAGCTGAGCAGCATGTCCCACGACAGTGACATCTTGTTTGGAAGTGCCTCCTCAGACACCAGAGACAACAACTGAGCCCAGAGGACACACCCCGCCACCGCCACCGCCAGGACACCCCCAGCCCTACCCGCCCTCTGAGGCTTGAAGCTATCGCCATCACTGCAGAAGCCTTCAAAGGCACGTGCTGCTTCAGAGCGCAGCCCTGGCCTAGGAGTGACCGAGCCACGCCCCAGGGAGGATGTCCCAGCGTCCATCCGCAGGGGGTCCCTGGTCCTCAGAGTCCAGAAGTGAAGCCCAGCACACAGCCCTGTCggtccccccgcccgccccagccccCATGCCTGTTTCCCTAATAAGGAAATGGCTTGTTCTTTCCACCATGTAAATAACATGCCCAGCAAAGACTTGCTTTCTGGGGCTGCCTAGAGAAAAAATACCAACAGCAGCAGCTACACGTCTGTCCTCAGTGTGGATCACGTGCGATTAAAGAAAACcggtgaaaaagagagaaaaagcctTCCACGGAGCTCTCTTAAGAGAGGAAACGGCGCTTCCCAGCAAGGCCAGCCAGTGTGGGAACCAGAACCTCTCTTAAGAGAGGAAACGGCGCTTCCCAGCAAGGCCAGCCAGTGTGGGAACCAGAAGGGAACCTTCCCAGCAAGGCCAGCCAGTGTGGGCCATCTGAGAGCATAGTCTGAAGCCCCCAAAGGCCTCCCTGGGCCCCTCAAAGACCTACAGAGCACCCACCCGACCAGGAACACCTCCCGATCTCATGCAGT
Protein-coding regions in this window:
- the KCNG1 gene encoding potassium voltage-gated channel subfamily G member 1 — protein: MTLLPGDNSDYDYSALSCASDASFHPAFFPQSQSLKGVFYRRAQRLRPQDEPRQGGQPEDRRRQIIINVGGIKYSLPWTTLEEFPLTRLGQLKACTNFDDILNVCDDYDVTCNEFFFDRNPGAFGTILTFLRAGKLRLLREMCALSFQEELLYWGIAEDHLDGCCKRRYLQKIEEFAEMVEREDEDDPLDSEDHDSEGPTEGEGRLGRCMRRLRDMVERPHSGLPGKVFACLSVLFVTVTAVNLSISTLPSLREEEEKGQCSQMCRNIFIVESVCVGWFSLEFLLRLIQAPSKFAFLRSPLTLIDMVAILPYYITLLVDGAAADRRKPGTGNSYLDKVGLVLRVLRALRILYVMRLARHSLGLQTLGLTARRCTREFGLLLLFLCVAIALFAPLLYVIENEMADSPEFTSIPACYWWAVITMTTVGYGDMVPRSTPGQVVALSSILSGILLMAFPVTSIFHTFSRSYLELKQEQERVMFRRTQFLIKTKSQLSSMSHDSDILFGSASSDTRDNN